TGAGCTTCGCCGCAGCGCGCGACGGGTTGATGCAGCCGGCCTGCGGCGCTATCGATCCGTCATGGAACCGCACGCTTCCGCCGCCGACGTTTTCCCCCATGTCCGCGTGGTGCTGGGCATGGTCGTGGGGCTCGGCGTGACGCGCATCCTGTCGGGCTTCGCGCGCATCGTCCAGCATCCGACGCAATACCCGCTCTATCCGGTGCATCTCGCCTGGTCGGCGATGCTGCTTTTGGTGCTGGTGCATTTCTGGTGGTGGCAGTTCGGCCTGCACACCATCCAGCACTGGACCTTCCCGATCTACCTGTTCGTGATCGCCTACGCGATCCTGCTGTTCCTGCTCTGCGCGCTGCTGTTTCCCGATTCGATGCGGGACTACGAGAGCTACGAGGACTATTTCTACGAGCGGCGCGGCTGGTTCTTCGGCATCCTGGCCGCCACCTACGTGCTCGACGTGATCGACACGATGATCAAGGGCGAGGAGCATTTCGCCAGGTTCGGCACGGAATATCTGGTGCGCACGCCGATCTTCATCGCGCTCAGCCTCGTCGCGGCGATGACCACCAGCCGCCGCTTCCACCTCGCCTTTGTTGCCTTGGCGCTGATCTACCAGATAGTCTGGATCCTGCGCCTGTTCGACGACATCGGGTGAGGCGCTTCCAGGCGGGAGGGTGAAGCGAATGTACCAGGCCGTTGGATCTGCGGGCTCGCGGCTGACGCGGGTGACGTGGCTGTTGGAGGAGCTCGGCGAGCCCTACGAGATTGTCAGGGCGAAGCAGTATTCGGAGACTATGAAGCGCTACAATCCGACCGGCAAGATGCCGGCGCTGGTCGACGGCGACTTCGTGCTCACCGATTCCGCTGCCATCTGCGCCTATCTCGGCGAGAAACATGCCGACAAGGGACTCGGCCCGAACCCCGGACTTCGAGGCCGCGCCGAGATGATGTCATGGATGCTCTACGCGCTGTCCGAGTTCGAGCAGCCGATGTGGAACAAGCTGAAGCACCGCTTCCTGCTGCCGACCGAGCTGCGGGCCGAGGTCGCGCCCTGGGTCGGGCACGAATTCGCCGCCGAGATCAAGGGACTGGAGGCCAAGCTGGCAGGCCGTCCCTATGCGCTGGGCGACCGCTTCTCAGCGGTCGACGTGATCCTCGGCCATTGCGGCCAATGGGCGAAGAGCGGCAAGTTCGAGGTGGCGTCGCTCGCTGTTGCGGACTATTTCGAGCGCGTGCTCTCCCGCCCGGCCCTGGCGCGGGCGAAAGAACGCGAGCAAGAGGTTCAGGCCGCATGAAACTGTCGATGAACACCGACTTCACCAAGATGCCGCGCGCCGGCAGCATCATCCGCGCCGCCGATCTGTCGGAAGGCGCGCGCATCATCCCGTTCGACCTTGCCGTGCTCGATCACGAGGATCGGCACCTGCGCCGGCGCGTGGTCGAACTCGTTCACGGCGACAAGGTGCTGGTCGACCTGCCCGATGCCGTCCAGCTCGAGAACCACGACGTGCTGGTGCTGGACGACGGCCGTCACGCCGAGATCATCGCCGCGGAGGAAGAGGTCTACGACATCCGCGCGAAAGGCCCGGTGCATCTGGCCGAACTCGCCTGGCACATCGGCAACAGGCATCTGGCCGCCCAGATCGAAGAAGACCGCATTCTCATCCTGCGCGACCATGTCATCAAGGCGATGCTCGAGGGGCTCGGTGCGACGGTGACGGAGGTGTCCGAGCCGTTCCATCCGGTCCGCGGCGCCTATTCCGGCGGGCATTCGCATGGCCACGGTCACGACCACCATCACGGCGAGGCCGATCGCTTCGGCCGGCTTCCGGGCGATCCGCACTACGGCCACAACCATGCCTGACGGCCAGACGGCGCTGCTGCGCCTGATGGCCTGGCTGTCGCCGGCCTTTCCGATCGGCTCGTTCAGCTACAGCCACGGGCTGGAGACGGCCGCGCATGGCGAACTGGTCGGCGAGGCCGCCGGCCTGCGCCAATGGCTGGTCGACCTGATCAAGCGCGGATCGGCGTGGAACGACGCCGTGCTTTTTGCCGAGGCGCACCGGCGGATGGCCGGCAGGCCAGAGGGGGGTGCCCTCGCGCCACCCGAAGACGATCCTGCACTCGCGGAACTCTGCGAACTCGCCGAGGCCCTGGCCGGGTCGCGCGAGCGGCACATGGAGACGATGCTGCAGGGTTCGGCCTTCCTGAAGGCGGCGGCGGCATGGCCGCACCCCGCCCTTGCCGAACTTCCGGCCGACTGCGCCTATCCGGTCGCGGTCGGGGCCGTCGCCGGAGCGCATGGCGTCGACCTGCGCCCGGCGCTCGCGGCCTTCCTCCAGGCCTTCGCCTCGAACCAGATCCAGGCGGCGATCCGGCTGGGCGTCATCGGCCAGGTCGATGCGATGGCGACGCTGGCCTCGCTCGAGACGGTGCTGTCCGGTGTGGCGGGGCGTGCGACACAGTCCACGCTTGACGATCTCGGCTCGGCGACGATGATGGCCGAGATCGCTGCGATGCAGCACGAAACGCACTATTCGAGGCTGTTCAGGACGTGACCCTGATCGCGCTTGCCCTGACCGTCGTTCTGACATTCGTCGCGGGCCTCCACGTCTACTGGGGGATCGGCGGCGTCTGGCCGGGAACCGACCAGCGTTCGCTTGCCCGCGCAGTCGTGGGCTTTCGCGGCGTCGACGCGACGCCTTCTCCCACGGCCTGTTTCGCGGTGGCCGCCTGCCTCGTGCTCGCCGCGCTCTGGCCGGCGGCCCTGGCCGGCCTGTTCGCCTCGCCGTTCCAGCTCGCCGGCCTCGTCGCGGGCGCCGTCATGCTGGCGCTGGTCTTCCTCGCGCGGGGGATCGCCGGCTTCACGCCGGCCTGGCGGCGGCTGACCCCGGAAGAGCCTTTCGCCACCAACGACCGGCGCTTCTTCTCGCCGCTCTGCCTCGCGCTCGGCGCGGGCTTCCTCGTTCTCGCTTTCGAAAGGGCATTGTCATGAACCCCAACGGACCCCTTCGGGTCGGCATCGGCGGGCCTGTCGGCTCGGGCAAGACGACGCTGACCGAGAAGCTCTGCAAGGCGCTGCGCGACCGCTATTCGATCGCCGTCGTCACCAACGACATCTACACCAAGGAGGACGCGATGATGCTGGCACGCCTCCAGGCGCTGCCGGAGGAGCGCATCATGGGGGTGGAGACCGGCGGCTGCCCGCACACGGCGATCCGCGAGGATGCCTCGATCAACCTGCAGGCGATCGCCGAGATGAACCGCAAGTTCCCCGACCTCGACATCGTCTTCATCGAGAGCGGCGGCGACAATCTCGCCGCCACCTTCTCGCCCGACCTCGCCGACATCACGCTCTACGTCATCTCGGTCTGCCAGGGCGAGGAGATCCCGAGGAAGGGCGGGCCGGGCATCACCCGCTCCGACTTCCTCGTCATCAACAAGTCCGACCTCGCGCCCTATGTGAACGTCAATCTCGACGTGATGGAGCGCGACGCCGGCAAGCAGCGCGGCAAGCGCCCCTTCGGCTTCACGGATCTCTCGCGCGGCAAGGGCCTGGACGAGGTGATCGCCTTCATCGAGGAGGATGGCGGCCTCGAAGCCCGCGAGGTGCGCGGCGCGGCGTGAGTTTGGCGGGGTCCTTGTCCCCGTTCACGGGGGTAACTGTCCGAAGGGCGGGGCGGGCGCGATGTCTCGGAAGTTCGCACCGCGCTTCACGCCGGACATCGGGCGGGGACCCGCGATCCACGGCGAAAGCCGCTCGGAGGATTTCGGAGAGATATAGGGCGGCGGAAGCGACGCGCGCGAGCGCCGGCATCTCACCGCCGTCATTCCGGGTCCGCGCAGCGGAGCCCGGAATCCAGCGCGCCAACGCCTGCGCACTGCACTCACCTGCGCTCCGACATGGTCACCACAGTCGTTGAACTGCCTGCTTGCCCGGCGCTCTGGGTTCCGGGTTCCGCTGCGCGGCCCCGGAAAGACGGGCGTGCGAAATTGTCCTCCCCGTGCAAGGGAAGGCCGATCTCATCTGCGATGACACTGCGATAAGGATACGACAGGCGCGCCTCAGGACGTGTCGCAGAACTCGACCGGAACGGCGGCGGATATGGCGAACCTTGCGATGAGCGCGCCCAGGCCGTGGATCGCGGCGCCCTCATTCCCGGCCTCGTCCGACGCCAGCCCCCGGTGCAGGAACGACAGCCGGCACAGCTGCGCCGCCACCGCCTGCATGTAGAGCCCGAATGCCCTGAGCGAATCTGCAAGGTCCTCCGCATCGAAGGGAGTGCTGCCGAAGCCTGCCGGCATCATGACCGGCGTCCAGGGCCTGCGTGCGAAGCTCCGGAGCGTGCCTTCGACATAGGCGCTCAGCAGCGTATTGGCCTGCCAAGCAGCCCACAGCACGTACCAGCGGACCCAGAACGAGCGGCCGGCGGCCTGTTCGGCCATGTCGGCGATCGAGAACAGGCGCATGACGATCCGCGCCTTTACCGCCTGTTGCCTCCCCGCCTTCGCCCTCCAGCCCATCGCCGGCTCCCGTTTGACCGGACACAGTTTCGGGCATGCTGGCAGGGTGGGGATGGAAAAAGTTTCGGCTGTGAGAATCTCTAACCTAGACAAAGGGTTGGCGGAGAGGGAGTGAAAATCGATCCATCTGAAAGCTGATCCGTGCTTCGTCAGACGTAGGCTTTCGCCCGCCCCCTCCACCACTACGTGGTCCCCCTCCCCCGTGAACGGGGGAGGATCTACGCGCTCGGCCGTCGCTTCTTGTTCCTTTGATGACGGATGCGTGCGGAAGGCGGCGAGGCACCGGATCCTCCCCCGTTTACGGGGGAGGGGGACCACGTAGTGGTGGAGGGGGCGCGCAGAGTAGGAAGCGAGTGGCGAAGGCGGGGAGGATGCTGAGCTGGTGCGGCGTCGTGTTGCTGCGCGGCTTCCGCCCGTTCGACGGCTATGAAAGGTCCGCCGGACCTGTCATTTCGCCTTTGGCGAACTGTCGTCTCACCCCATATTAGACCAATGAACGACCCCCTGCGTCTCGACCGCGTCCAGCAGTTGCGCTCCGGCGCGCGCAATACGATCCATACCTGGCTTCTGGGCACGGGCAGCCTGCTGCTCCTGGCGGCGACGGCTTTTGCGCTCGCGGGTGGACTCGGGCTCCTCTTCGCGGCGGGCTTCGGGTTCCTGACCAGCATCGCGGCGCGGCGGGTCAGCCCGAAGGTGGTGCTGCAGATGTACAAGGCGCGGCCGGTCTCGCGGGCGAGCTTTCCCGGCGGCTTCGACATCGTGGAGCGGCTGGCTGCCCGCGCGGGGCTGGAGCATGCGCCTGCTCTCTACGTCGTGCCGTCGAAGATGATGAACGCATTTGCGGTCGGCAGCCGCCAGGATTCGGCGATCGCGATCACCGATGCGCTGGCGCGCAATCTCACGGTGCGCGAGTTCACCGGCGTGCTGGCGCACGAAATCAGCCATATCGCGAATGAGGACCTGAAGGTGATGGCCTTCGCCGACATGGTTTCGCGCTTCACCTCGCTGTGGTCGACCTTCGGCATCTTCGCCCTGTTCTTCAACCTGTTCGGCGTCGCGGGCGGCGGCGAGGCGATGGTGCCGTGGCCGGCGGTCGCGCTGCTGGTGCTGGCGCCGACGCTCGGCGGCCTGCTGCAGCTTTCCCTGTCGCGCACCCGCGAGTTCGACGCCGACCTGCATGCGGCGATCCTGACCGGCGACCCGGACGGGCTCGCCTCGGCGCTCCGCCGGCTGGAGAAGGCGCAGGGCATGTACTGGGAGAGCCTGATGCTGCCCGGCAGCCGCACGCCGGTGCCCTCCGTGCTGCGTACCCATCCGGCGACGGAGGAGCGCGTTGCGCGGCTGATGGCGCTGAAGCGCGGCGGACCGGTCGACCTCGGTCCGGACGGCCCCGCCATGCCGCCGCCGCAGCACCGGCCCAGCATCGTGCCGCATATCCGGCCGCGCCATCCCGACCTCGCCGCCTTCATGCCGCTGCAGGCGATGGAGATGCCGGTGACGGCGGACGAATTCGCCTGTCCCGGCGGCCTTGCCGACGCCGACGGCAATCCGCGCATCCGGCCTATGCGCGGCGGCATCTACTTCTGAGGGCTGCCTGCTGACACGAATGTGATCTCGGGTTAACCGGCCGCTATCGCTTTTGAGGCATGCTGCCCCGATGCAAAGCGCTGCCGCCGAACGCTCCCGTGTCGCCTGGGTCGATATCGCCAAGGGAATCTGCATCATCATGGTGGTGATGGTGCATGCGACGCTCGGCGTCGAGCTCGCGGTCGGCGAGAAGGGCTGGATGCATTATGTCGTCGCCTGGGCGCGACCGTTTCGGATGCCCGACTTCTTCCTGATCTCCGGCCTGTTCCTCGGCCTGGTCATCGACCGGCCCTGGCTGCGCTATCTCGACCGCAAGGTGGTGCACTTCGCCTATTTCTACGTGCTGTGGCTGACGATCCAGTTCGCCTTCAAGGCGCCGGGCATGGCGATGGAGGAGGGCATTGCCAGCGCGGCGTGGAACTATCTGCTGGCCTTTGTCCAGCCCTTCGGCACGCTGTGGTTCGTCTACCTGCTGCCGATCTTCTTCGTCTTCACCCGGCTGGTGAAGAATGTTCCGGTCTGGATCGTGCTCGCCTGGGCGGCGCTGCTGGAGATCCTGCCGGTCGCCACCGGATCGGTGGTGTTCGACGAGTTTTGCGCCCGCTTCGTCTATTTCTATGCGGGCTACGTGCTGGCCGCTAACGTGTTCCGCATTGCCGACTGGTTTTCAGCCAATCCCGGCAGGACGCTGGCGCTGATGGCACTGTGGGCGCTGGTGAATGCCTGGTTCGTGTTCACGCCGGCGCCGGCGGCCCTTGTCCCCTATCTTCAGCCCGACCTCGGCAACACCGGCGCGCAGGGCGGGCTGGCGGAACTGCCTGTCCTGTCGCTGCTTCTCGGCTCGGCCGGCCTGCTGGCGGTGGTGGCGGTGTCGACGCTGCTGTCGGGCCGGCGCTGGACCGAATGGCTGCGCTGGCTGGGCGAGCATTCGATCGTCGTCTACCTCGCCTTCTTCCTGCCGATGGCGGTGACGCGCGTCGTGCTGATCAGGAGCGGTATCGTGCCCGACGTCGGCACGATGTCCGTGCTGGTGATGATCGTGGCGGTGGCGGGACCGGCGGTGCTCTACGGCCTGGTGCAGTGGAGCGGCTGGGGCAGGTTCCTGTTCGAGCGGCCGGACTGGGCGCATATCGACACGCCCGCCAGGGTGCGCAGCGCCGCGTGAGGTTGCTCAGGGCTGCGGCGCGAGCGTTGCCTCTATGGTGCTGACCATCCTGTCCACCGCGACGGCCAGCTCGCCGCCATTGTCGATGCGCACGATGTCGTCGCCGGCGAGGCTGATGCCGGGATCGCGCGCCACCCGCGCGGCGATCGCCTCGCCGCTCTCGCGCCCGCGCCCGGCGATCCGCTCGGCGAGGATGGCAGGGTCGGCGAAGACATGCACCGCCACGACGGTGCGGTAGCGCTGGCGCAGCAGCGGCAGCACCGCGCGCGAGACGTTGGCGATGGCGGTGCGGCCCTGCCTGATCGCGTCGTCGACCTCGACCGGCAGGCCGTAGCTCAGCCCGTGCGCCGCCCAGCAAAGCGCGAAGGCGCCCGCCGCGTCGGCGGCGGCGAAGGCCTCGCGGCTCATCGTGTCGTGGTCCTCGGCCGCGCCGTCGGCCGGGCGCGTAACGATGCGGCGGACGAAGAAGGTGCGCTCGGGATCGACGCGGCGGCGCGCCTCGCCGATCAGCGTATCCTTGCCCGAGCCGCTCGGCCCCATGACGGCGATGAAGGCGCCGGGCCCGATCGGTCCCCGCCACAGGCCGGGCCTCGACGCCATCGGGGACGCGCTCACGCGAAGCGCCGCTCGCGGCCGGCGCCGACCGGGTGCGAGGACCAGACGATGAAGGGCCCGCCGGAATCCGGCTCGACGAAGACGGCCAGCGTGTCGACGCTGAGCGGCGCGCCGATGACGTCGCCGAAATGCGCTTCGATCGCCTCGCGCACGCGTGGCACGTCCGACCCGCCGACGCGGCCGGTGAGCGTCATGTGGAAGCGGAAGCAGTCGAGCACGTAAGGGTAGCCCCAGCGCTGCAGGTGGTTCAGCTCGCGCGGCGACAGCGCGTCGGGGTTGCGCCGGGCGAGGTCGGTCTCCGACAGCGGCGCGCGGAAGCGGTCGAACTGCTGCACGATGTCGGTCGCGAAGCTCTCCAGCGGCAGGCTCCGCTCGGCCGGCACCAGGGCGAAGAAGCCGTCGATCTGCTTCAGCGCGATCTGTGAAATCACCGGCGGCGTGGCGGCGGCGGCGAAGGCGTCGACCGCGGCGGCGAGCGCCGGCTCGCTCTCGCCGGGCGCCAGCCGGAACGGCGCCTTCAGCGTCGCATGGAAGCCGTATCGCCGGGCGGATGCAGTATGATAGGCGACCTCGCCGGCGGACAGAGGGCCCGACGCGATGGGCGCCGTCTTCTCGCCGGTGAACGCATCGCGGCCGAGCCAGGCGGCGGCCTTTATCGCCAGCTCGCTCCGTTCGGGCGGACTGTAGTAGATCGCATAGCGCATTGCTTGTCCTCGCCTGACCGGTCCAAATAGGTGATTTGCATGACAGTTTGACGAAGCGGATGCCGCCGGGGGAAATAAATCGGCTAAGCGAAAGGCGGCTGCTGCGATGTCCGACGGCACACGCCGATGTGAATGTGCGCGCCGCAATGTGCTTTGACGCTTTCGGTTCGGATGCGCACAAGCAGGTGTCTTTTCGGGAGGTTGCCTTGAAGTTGCTGCTGTCCGCCGCCGTTTCGCTGTTCGCCCTGACCGGTGCCGTTTTCGCCGCCGATCCGGACCCTGCGAGCTGGGACGAGGTGCTGAAGGATGCGAAGGGCGAGACGGTCTACTGGAACGCCTGGGGCGGGGCGGAGAACATCAACGCCTATATCGAGTGGGCCGGCGACGAGGTCGAGAAGCGCTACGGCGTCAAGGTCGTGCATGTGAAGGTGGACGACACCGCCAAGGCCGTCGGCACCGTCGTCGCCGAGAAGGCGGCGGGCAGGAGCGAGGGCGGGGCAGTCGACCTGATCTGGATCAACGGCGAGAACTTCGCTTCGATGAAGCGCGAGGGGCTGCTGATGTCGCCGGGCTGGGCCGAGAAGCTGCCCAACTGGCGCTATGTCGACATCGACAACAAGCCGACCATCCGCACCGACTTCACCATTCCGGTCGAGGGGCTGGAGAGCCCGTGGGGCATGGCGAAGCTGGTGTTCTTCCACGATTCCGCCCGGACCGACGCGGCCACGATGCCGAAATCGGCCGACGGGCTGCTGGAGTGGGCGAAGGCCCATCCCGGCCGCTTCACCTATCCGCAGCCGCCGGACTTCGTCGGCTCGTCCTTCCTCAAGCAGGTGCTGGCCGAGAAGATCGCCGACAAGGCGCTGCTGCAGCAGCCGGTGGACGAGGCGAGCTTCGCCGAGGTGACCAAGCCGCTGTTCGACTATCTCGATGCGCTGAACCCGGTGCTGTGGCGCTCCGGCAAGGCGTTTCCGCAGAACTATCCGGCGATGAAGCAGCTTCTGGCCGACTACGAGGTCGACATCATCTTCGCCTTCAATCCGTCCGAGGCCTCGAGCGCGATCGCGTCGGGGGAACTGCCGGACACGGTGCGCTCGTTCACCTTCCCGGGCGGGACGCTGGCGAACACGCATTTCGTCGCGATCCCGTTCAACGCGAACGCCAAGGCCGGCGCGCTGGTGCTGGCCGACTTCCTGATCTCGGCGGAGGCGCA
The Mesorhizobium australicum genome window above contains:
- a CDS encoding glutathione S-transferase family protein; amino-acid sequence: MYQAVGSAGSRLTRVTWLLEELGEPYEIVRAKQYSETMKRYNPTGKMPALVDGDFVLTDSAAICAYLGEKHADKGLGPNPGLRGRAEMMSWMLYALSEFEQPMWNKLKHRFLLPTELRAEVAPWVGHEFAAEIKGLEAKLAGRPYALGDRFSAVDVILGHCGQWAKSGKFEVASLAVADYFERVLSRPALARAKEREQEVQAA
- the ureE gene encoding urease accessory protein UreE yields the protein MKLSMNTDFTKMPRAGSIIRAADLSEGARIIPFDLAVLDHEDRHLRRRVVELVHGDKVLVDLPDAVQLENHDVLVLDDGRHAEIIAAEEEVYDIRAKGPVHLAELAWHIGNRHLAAQIEEDRILILRDHVIKAMLEGLGATVTEVSEPFHPVRGAYSGGHSHGHGHDHHHGEADRFGRLPGDPHYGHNHA
- a CDS encoding urease accessory protein UreF translates to MPDGQTALLRLMAWLSPAFPIGSFSYSHGLETAAHGELVGEAAGLRQWLVDLIKRGSAWNDAVLFAEAHRRMAGRPEGGALAPPEDDPALAELCELAEALAGSRERHMETMLQGSAFLKAAAAWPHPALAELPADCAYPVAVGAVAGAHGVDLRPALAAFLQAFASNQIQAAIRLGVIGQVDAMATLASLETVLSGVAGRATQSTLDDLGSATMMAEIAAMQHETHYSRLFRT
- a CDS encoding DUF3995 domain-containing protein, with the translated sequence MTLIALALTVVLTFVAGLHVYWGIGGVWPGTDQRSLARAVVGFRGVDATPSPTACFAVAACLVLAALWPAALAGLFASPFQLAGLVAGAVMLALVFLARGIAGFTPAWRRLTPEEPFATNDRRFFSPLCLALGAGFLVLAFERALS
- the ureG gene encoding urease accessory protein UreG yields the protein MNPNGPLRVGIGGPVGSGKTTLTEKLCKALRDRYSIAVVTNDIYTKEDAMMLARLQALPEERIMGVETGGCPHTAIREDASINLQAIAEMNRKFPDLDIVFIESGGDNLAATFSPDLADITLYVISVCQGEEIPRKGGPGITRSDFLVINKSDLAPYVNVNLDVMERDAGKQRGKRPFGFTDLSRGKGLDEVIAFIEEDGGLEAREVRGAA
- a CDS encoding zinc metalloprotease HtpX — translated: MNDPLRLDRVQQLRSGARNTIHTWLLGTGSLLLLAATAFALAGGLGLLFAAGFGFLTSIAARRVSPKVVLQMYKARPVSRASFPGGFDIVERLAARAGLEHAPALYVVPSKMMNAFAVGSRQDSAIAITDALARNLTVREFTGVLAHEISHIANEDLKVMAFADMVSRFTSLWSTFGIFALFFNLFGVAGGGEAMVPWPAVALLVLAPTLGGLLQLSLSRTREFDADLHAAILTGDPDGLASALRRLEKAQGMYWESLMLPGSRTPVPSVLRTHPATEERVARLMALKRGGPVDLGPDGPAMPPPQHRPSIVPHIRPRHPDLAAFMPLQAMEMPVTADEFACPGGLADADGNPRIRPMRGGIYF
- a CDS encoding acyltransferase family protein gives rise to the protein MQSAAAERSRVAWVDIAKGICIIMVVMVHATLGVELAVGEKGWMHYVVAWARPFRMPDFFLISGLFLGLVIDRPWLRYLDRKVVHFAYFYVLWLTIQFAFKAPGMAMEEGIASAAWNYLLAFVQPFGTLWFVYLLPIFFVFTRLVKNVPVWIVLAWAALLEILPVATGSVVFDEFCARFVYFYAGYVLAANVFRIADWFSANPGRTLALMALWALVNAWFVFTPAPAALVPYLQPDLGNTGAQGGLAELPVLSLLLGSAGLLAVVAVSTLLSGRRWTEWLRWLGEHSIVVYLAFFLPMAVTRVVLIRSGIVPDVGTMSVLVMIVAVAGPAVLYGLVQWSGWGRFLFERPDWAHIDTPARVRSAA
- the phnN gene encoding phosphonate metabolism protein/1,5-bisphosphokinase (PRPP-forming) PhnN, with amino-acid sequence MSASPMASRPGLWRGPIGPGAFIAVMGPSGSGKDTLIGEARRRVDPERTFFVRRIVTRPADGAAEDHDTMSREAFAAADAAGAFALCWAAHGLSYGLPVEVDDAIRQGRTAIANVSRAVLPLLRQRYRTVVAVHVFADPAILAERIAGRGRESGEAIAARVARDPGISLAGDDIVRIDNGGELAVAVDRMVSTIEATLAPQP
- a CDS encoding DUF1045 domain-containing protein, whose amino-acid sequence is MRYAIYYSPPERSELAIKAAAWLGRDAFTGEKTAPIASGPLSAGEVAYHTASARRYGFHATLKAPFRLAPGESEPALAAAVDAFAAAATPPVISQIALKQIDGFFALVPAERSLPLESFATDIVQQFDRFRAPLSETDLARRNPDALSPRELNHLQRWGYPYVLDCFRFHMTLTGRVGGSDVPRVREAIEAHFGDVIGAPLSVDTLAVFVEPDSGGPFIVWSSHPVGAGRERRFA
- a CDS encoding ABC transporter substrate-binding protein; translation: MKLLLSAAVSLFALTGAVFAADPDPASWDEVLKDAKGETVYWNAWGGAENINAYIEWAGDEVEKRYGVKVVHVKVDDTAKAVGTVVAEKAAGRSEGGAVDLIWINGENFASMKREGLLMSPGWAEKLPNWRYVDIDNKPTIRTDFTIPVEGLESPWGMAKLVFFHDSARTDAATMPKSADGLLEWAKAHPGRFTYPQPPDFVGSSFLKQVLAEKIADKALLQQPVDEASFAEVTKPLFDYLDALNPVLWRSGKAFPQNYPAMKQLLADYEVDIIFAFNPSEASSAIASGELPDTVRSFTFPGGTLANTHFVAIPFNANAKAGALVLADFLISAEAQARKQDPKVWGDPTVLAVDKLPEEAKAAFAALDLGVATLKPEELGPALDEPHPSWMERIETEWKRRYGAAN